The Gillisia sp. Hel_I_86 genome has a segment encoding these proteins:
- a CDS encoding OmpP1/FadL family transporter, producing MKKLYFTVIALAVMTFSQAQDITDAVRYSSDQLSGTARYRAMSGAFGALGGDLSAISINPAGSAVFLSSAATVTLSYNNRQNDTRYFNGATTNDDSDVYFDQAGAVLVFNSTNENTPWKRFTLGVNYSQNNTFDDSFLAQGTSSSSIDNYFLEFANGVPLELLETMDNETITDLYLFLGENEGFGAQQAFLGFQGFIIDPVSNDLDNTSYTSNVASGSFDQRYSYRATGLNGKFAFNFATKYQDFLHLGINLNAHFLNYDRATRLVEQNSNAGSETNEIIFSNNLSTSGNGFSLQLGGIANVTDNVRLGLTYDTPTWFSIEEQASQRLETFSDEFDERVIVDPNVINVYPNYRLKTPGKLTGSLAVLFGDTGLISFDYSYKDFSNTELRPSNDPEFEFQNNLMSDNLKVASTYKLGGEYRIENWSLRGGYRFEESPYKNETTLGDLNGYSAGVGYNFGAIKADVSYDHSSRTDNPQLYQVGLVNTANIQRDFSSIVLSLSFGI from the coding sequence ATGAAAAAGCTATATTTCACGGTCATAGCCCTAGCGGTTATGACCTTTTCTCAAGCACAAGACATTACAGATGCTGTGAGATATTCATCAGATCAGCTATCAGGAACTGCTAGGTACAGAGCCATGAGCGGCGCTTTTGGTGCCCTTGGCGGGGATCTCTCTGCCATATCAATAAACCCGGCGGGATCTGCCGTATTTTTAAGCAGTGCAGCTACCGTTACTTTAAGCTATAACAACAGGCAAAACGACACTCGTTATTTTAATGGAGCAACGACCAATGATGATTCTGATGTATATTTCGATCAGGCCGGCGCTGTTTTGGTGTTTAATAGCACTAATGAAAACACTCCGTGGAAAAGATTTACCCTAGGAGTTAATTATTCTCAAAACAACACTTTTGACGATAGCTTTTTAGCGCAGGGAACAAGTTCTAGTTCCATAGACAATTATTTTCTGGAATTTGCCAATGGAGTTCCTTTGGAACTTTTGGAAACCATGGACAATGAGACTATTACAGATCTTTATTTGTTCTTAGGTGAGAATGAAGGCTTTGGTGCGCAACAGGCATTCTTAGGTTTTCAAGGTTTTATTATAGATCCTGTTAGCAACGATCTAGATAATACCTCTTACACCTCAAATGTAGCATCCGGAAGCTTTGATCAGCGCTATTCTTATAGAGCAACTGGTTTAAATGGGAAATTTGCATTCAATTTTGCCACAAAGTACCAGGATTTTCTTCATTTGGGAATTAATTTGAATGCGCATTTTTTAAATTATGACAGGGCGACCCGTTTGGTTGAACAAAATTCGAATGCTGGGAGCGAAACCAATGAAATCATCTTTTCAAATAATCTAAGCACCAGTGGAAATGGATTTTCACTTCAGCTTGGAGGTATTGCAAATGTTACCGATAATGTAAGGTTAGGTTTAACTTATGATACTCCAACTTGGTTTTCAATAGAAGAACAAGCCTCTCAACGTTTGGAAACTTTTAGCGATGAATTTGATGAGCGGGTAATTGTTGATCCCAATGTTATCAATGTATATCCAAATTACCGCTTAAAGACCCCTGGAAAACTTACAGGAAGTTTAGCTGTGCTTTTTGGGGATACCGGATTGATCAGTTTTGATTATTCCTATAAAGATTTTTCGAACACGGAATTGCGACCATCCAATGATCCTGAATTTGAATTTCAAAATAATTTGATGTCTGATAATTTAAAAGTAGCTTCTACTTATAAACTAGGAGGAGAATATAGGATTGAAAATTGGAGTTTAAGAGGAGGTTATAGATTTGAAGAAAGTCCTTATAAAAATGAAACCACTTTGGGCGATCTAAATGGGTATTCCGCAGGAGTGGGCTACAATTTTGGAGCGATAAAAGCAGATGTATCCTACGATCATTCTTCCAGGACCGACAATCCCCAATTGTACCAAGTTGGACTTGTAAATACTGCCAATATCCAGAGAGATTTCTCAAGTATTGTATTGTCCTTAAGCTTCGGCATATAA
- the proS gene encoding proline--tRNA ligase — MGKKLTTRKEDYSKWYNELVISADLAENSAVRGCMVIKPYGYAIWEKMQAELDRMFKETGHQNAYFPLFVPKSLFEAEEKNAEGFAKECAVVTHYRLKTDPENSSKLIVDPDAKLEEELIVRPTSEAIIWSTYKGWIQSYRDLPILINQWANVVRWEMRTRLFLRTAEFLWQEGHTAHATKQEAIEEAEQMNDIYAEFAENFMAIPVVKGTKSANERFAGAEETYCIEALMQDGKALQAGTSHFLGQNFAKAFDVKFASKEGKLEHVWATSWGVSTRLMGALIMTHSDDQGLVLPPNLAPIQVVIVPIYKGEEQLAQISVVANQLAADLKKAGIIVKYDNRDTYKPGWKFAQYELQGVPVRIAIGPKDLEKGSVELARRDTLTKEFVSQNKVVEKVKDLMVEIQENLYNRARDYRDSHTTKVDTFEEFKEVLKTKGGFVSAHWDGTSETELKIKDKTKATIRCIPMDQKQEVGKCVFTGNPSSQRVLFAKAY; from the coding sequence ATGGGTAAGAAATTAACTACTAGGAAAGAAGATTATTCGAAATGGTATAACGAATTGGTAATCAGTGCCGATTTAGCCGAAAACTCCGCTGTGAGAGGCTGCATGGTAATTAAACCTTATGGCTATGCTATATGGGAAAAAATGCAGGCCGAATTGGATAGGATGTTCAAGGAAACAGGTCATCAAAATGCCTATTTTCCATTATTTGTACCAAAAAGCCTATTTGAAGCTGAAGAAAAAAATGCGGAAGGTTTTGCTAAGGAATGTGCCGTAGTTACTCATTACAGGTTAAAGACCGATCCTGAAAATAGTTCCAAATTAATTGTAGATCCAGATGCAAAGCTGGAAGAAGAACTTATTGTAAGGCCAACTTCTGAAGCTATTATTTGGAGCACCTACAAAGGCTGGATACAGTCTTATAGAGATCTGCCTATTCTTATAAATCAATGGGCCAACGTGGTACGATGGGAAATGCGCACCAGGTTGTTCCTTAGAACGGCCGAATTTTTATGGCAAGAAGGGCATACGGCACATGCTACAAAACAAGAAGCAATTGAAGAGGCTGAACAAATGAATGATATTTATGCCGAGTTTGCAGAAAATTTCATGGCTATTCCGGTTGTGAAAGGAACCAAATCTGCTAACGAGCGTTTTGCCGGAGCTGAAGAAACTTATTGCATAGAAGCCTTAATGCAAGATGGAAAGGCTTTACAAGCTGGAACATCTCACTTCCTAGGGCAAAATTTTGCCAAAGCTTTCGATGTGAAATTTGCTTCAAAAGAAGGAAAATTGGAACATGTATGGGCTACTTCTTGGGGAGTTTCCACTAGATTAATGGGAGCATTGATCATGACGCATAGCGATGATCAAGGCCTTGTGTTGCCTCCAAATTTAGCGCCAATACAAGTTGTAATAGTTCCTATATATAAAGGGGAAGAGCAATTGGCTCAAATTTCGGTAGTTGCAAATCAGTTGGCAGCAGACCTAAAAAAGGCTGGGATTATTGTAAAGTACGATAATCGTGATACATATAAGCCGGGTTGGAAATTTGCGCAATACGAATTGCAAGGAGTGCCGGTAAGAATTGCTATAGGGCCTAAAGATCTTGAGAAGGGGAGTGTGGAGCTGGCAAGAAGAGATACTTTAACCAAAGAATTTGTCTCTCAAAATAAGGTAGTGGAGAAAGTAAAAGATCTTATGGTTGAAATTCAGGAGAACCTTTATAACCGAGCTAGAGATTATAGGGATTCCCATACTACAAAAGTGGACACTTTTGAAGAGTTTAAAGAAGTTTTAAAAACCAAAGGCGGATTTGTATCTGCACATTGGGATGGAACTTCAGAAACAGAATTGAAGATAAAAGATAAAACCAAGGCTACAATTCGTTGTATCCCTATGGATCAAAAACAAGAAGTAGGGAAGTGTGTTTTCACAGGAAATCCATCTTCGCAGCGCGTTCTTTTTGCCAAAGCTTACTAA
- a CDS encoding T9SS type B sorting domain-containing protein, giving the protein MKSLTHLILFVVISLAGACHIYAQGDRCSSIQPFCAGTSQFIFPNSNLFNGDIAVAESGPNYRCLDTQPYPAWFYLQIEDSGNLNFRISQTVNSDGTGGTLDVDFIAWGPFNEEDELCSASALSSSRVVDCSYSPSATEEFVINNAARGQIYVVLITNYSEKPGFIRLEQTNIDQSNSGSTDCSIVNILGDDLTLCEEGPVQLMATNIIATRYEYYVFDNGINDFVLLSNQASPNLTVTKSGLYKVIAINDNTGLAFDDEVLVEYFEKPIAATPQDILVCSDDPTAIFDLTQVYDDITQDPQNLNSSFSLNFYSNQTNLDNDIAIETPASFEAADQQKIIATITNERSGCVSNAVEFNLKIASVPIIDLEAETMFCVDANGNLVNSQNIGEDLGSGYIYNWNVNNDPDGDGVQNPILSFTQIPANPDISLEIINKQTGCSNNFNTKIIYYSAPKNVTFDISGNDFEDGYVVTVSANATSGTTPVYEYRLDSGAWQSQSNFANVQPGLHTVSARDVFGCGIATSVAFRLIGYARFFTPNGDGYNDTWNVINDPQVSISKVLIYDRYGKLLKQLDPRVGGWDGTYNGKVMPADDYWFVVDLRDQATGKVSEFTGHFTLKL; this is encoded by the coding sequence ATGAAGTCCCTAACACATCTTATACTGTTTGTTGTTATTTCTCTTGCGGGAGCATGCCATATTTATGCCCAAGGAGATCGCTGTTCTAGTATCCAGCCCTTTTGTGCCGGGACTTCCCAATTTATTTTTCCTAATTCTAATTTGTTTAATGGGGATATTGCAGTTGCAGAATCGGGGCCAAATTATAGATGTTTGGACACTCAGCCTTATCCTGCATGGTTCTATTTGCAAATTGAAGACTCCGGCAACCTGAATTTTAGAATTAGTCAAACGGTTAATTCCGACGGGACAGGGGGTACTTTAGATGTAGATTTTATTGCCTGGGGACCTTTCAATGAGGAGGACGAACTTTGTAGCGCCAGTGCATTATCATCATCCAGAGTTGTAGACTGTAGTTATTCGCCATCGGCAACAGAGGAATTTGTAATAAATAACGCTGCGAGAGGTCAGATTTATGTGGTGCTCATTACTAATTATTCTGAAAAGCCAGGGTTTATTAGACTTGAGCAAACTAATATAGATCAGTCTAACTCTGGTTCCACAGATTGTTCCATAGTTAATATTCTTGGGGACGATCTTACCTTATGCGAGGAGGGGCCGGTGCAATTAATGGCTACCAATATAATTGCAACCAGATACGAGTATTATGTTTTTGATAATGGTATAAACGATTTTGTGCTACTTTCCAATCAGGCTAGTCCTAATTTAACTGTTACCAAGTCGGGACTTTACAAGGTGATCGCAATAAACGACAATACCGGCTTAGCATTTGATGATGAAGTTTTAGTTGAATATTTTGAAAAGCCTATTGCAGCAACACCACAAGACATCTTGGTATGTAGTGATGATCCAACAGCGATTTTCGATCTCACGCAAGTGTATGATGATATTACTCAAGATCCTCAAAACCTGAATTCTTCATTCAGTCTGAATTTTTATAGCAATCAAACCAATTTAGACAATGATATAGCAATAGAGACCCCCGCTTCTTTTGAAGCGGCAGATCAGCAAAAGATTATCGCCACAATTACCAATGAAAGATCTGGCTGTGTTTCGAATGCTGTGGAATTCAATTTAAAAATAGCTTCGGTCCCGATCATAGATTTAGAAGCAGAAACCATGTTTTGTGTAGATGCTAATGGCAATCTCGTAAATTCACAAAATATAGGAGAGGATTTGGGTTCAGGGTATATCTATAATTGGAACGTGAACAATGATCCTGATGGCGATGGGGTGCAAAACCCCATTTTATCGTTCACCCAAATTCCTGCTAATCCGGATATTTCGCTTGAAATTATAAATAAACAAACTGGTTGTTCCAATAATTTTAATACCAAGATCATTTACTATTCAGCGCCCAAGAATGTCACATTCGATATTTCAGGGAACGATTTTGAAGATGGATATGTAGTTACAGTAAGTGCAAATGCTACCTCAGGTACCACTCCTGTTTATGAATATCGACTGGATAGTGGGGCGTGGCAATCGCAATCCAATTTTGCCAATGTGCAGCCAGGGCTACATACCGTTTCTGCAAGGGATGTTTTTGGCTGCGGAATAGCTACTTCAGTTGCTTTTAGACTAATTGGATATGCCAGGTTCTTCACTCCTAATGGTGACGGTTATAATGATACTTGGAATGTGATAAACGACCCACAGGTTTCTATCTCCAAAGTATTGATTTACGATAGATATGGCAAACTCCTAAAGCAGTTGGATCCTCGTGTAGGTGGTTGGGACGGGACTTATAATGGGAAGGTAATGCCAGCAGATGATTATTGGTTTGTAGTGGATTTAAGAGATCAGGCCACCGGAAAGGTATCAGAATTCACAGGGCATTTTACTTTGAAGCTATAA